The genomic segment ATTCGCCCCGCTGTTCAAGGACTTTCGATGAATATTCTCTACCTGTGCACCGGCAACAGCTGCCGCTCGCAAATGGCCGAAGGCTGGACCCGGCATCTGGGCGGGGACGCGATCGCCGTGCGCTCGGCGGGCCTGGAGGCCCACGGGCTGAACCCGAACGCGGTCGCGACCATGGCTGCGGCCGGCGTAGATATCTCTGGCCAGCAGTCGGCGATCCTGGCCGACGCCGATCTCGACTGGGCCGATCGGGTGATCACGGTCTGTGGCCACGCCGACGCGCACTGCCCGCTACTGCCGGGCGGCACGAACAAGCAGCACTGGCCGATCGACGATCCGGCCGGGGCGACTGGCAGCGACGCCGAAATCGCCGCCATATTCGCCGATACGCGCGATCGTATTCGCGAGCACGTTCGCGCCCTGCTCGCCGAGCAAGGGGCTACGTCCCGCTAGCCCGGCCTATCGCTGCCCAGGATCGTTCATGACCGTCATCGCCATTCTGATCTTCGTCGCCACGCTGACGCTGGTGATCGCCCAGCCGCGCGGGCTGGGCATCGGCTGGAGTGCCGCGGCCGGTGCGATCGTCGCACTCGCCACCGGCGTGGTGGGCGTCGGCGATGTCGCCACGGTCTGGGGCATCGTCTGGAATGCGACTTTCACCTTCGTGGCGATCATCCTGATCAGCCTGACGCTCGATGAAGCCGGGTTCTTCGAATGGGCGGCTCTGCATGTCGCCCGCTACGGCGGCGGGCGCGGCCCGCGCCTGCTGGTGCTGGTCATGCTGCTGGGCGCGCTGGTCTCGGCGGTATTCGCCAACGACGGGGCGGCGCTCATCCTCACGCCGATCGTGTTCGAAATGCTGCTCGCGCTCGGGTTTTCGGCCGGGGCCACGCTGGCGTTCGTGATGGCCGCCGGCTTCATCGCCGATACCGCCAGCCTGCCGCTGGTGATCTCGAACCTGGTCAATATCGTCTCGGCGGATTTCTTCGATCTGGGCTTCGGCCGCTATGCCGCGGTAATGACGCCGGTCTATATCGTCTCGGTGCTCGCCTCGATCGGCATGGTCTATGCCTATTTCCGGCGCGATATCCCGGCGCGATTCGACCCGAGCGACCTACGCGAGCCGCAGTCCGCGATCCGCGACCCGGCCGTGTTCGCCGCCGGCTGGTGGGTACTGGGCCTGCTGCTGGTCGGCCTGTTCGTCGCCGAGCCGCTGGGCGTGCCGGTGAGCGCGGTCGCGGCCATCGGCGCGGCCGTGCTGCTGGCGGTCGCCGCCCGCGGGCATGTGGTCGACAACGTCAAGGTCATCCGCGGCGCGCCCTGGGATATCGTGGTCTTCTCGCTGGGCATGTATCTGGTGGTCTACGGCCTGCAGAACGTGGGCCTGACCACCCAGCTCGCTGCCCTGCTGGACCTGCTGTCCAACCAGTCGCTATGGGTGGCGACCATCGGCACCGGCTTTATCGCCGCGTTCCTTTCGTCGATCATGAACAACATGCCCACGGTGCTGGTGGTGGCCCTGTCGATCGATGCCAGCCAGGTCTCCGATCTCACCCAGCAGGCGATGATCTATGCCAACGTGGTCGGCTCGGATCTCGGGCCCAAGATCACGCCGATCGGCAGTCTCGCCACCCTGCTCTGGCTGCACGTGCTCGCCCGCAAGGGCCTGACCATCGGCTGGGGCCAGTATTTCAGGATCGGCCTCGTGCTGACGGTGCCCGTGCTGCTCGTCACCCTGACCGCGCTGGCCGGCTGGCTGGTGGTGCTGGGCCGGTGACTGTCCTCGACCGCGAACCGATACCGACATGCCCATGAACGACCTGCCGAATCTCGAGCCGCAACACCTGACCGTGCGCGCCGACGCCACGCCCAGCGCCCGCGATCACGCCCCGCGTATCCTGCTGCTCTACGGATCGCTGCGCGAACGCTCCTACAGTCGGCTGCTTACTGAAGAGGCCGCGCGGCTGCTTGAGGCGTTCGGGGCCGAGCCACGTATCTTCGACCCGCACGGTCTGCCGCTACCCGACGAGACCGAGGCCGAGCATCCGAAGGTCGCCGAACTGCGCGAGCTGTCGCTCTGGTCGGAAGGCCAGGTCTGGTGCAGCCCCGAGCGCCACGGGAGCGTGACCGGCGTATTCAAGTCGCAGATCGACTGGTTGCCGCTGTCGCTCGGCGGCATGCGCCCGACCCAGGGCCGCACGCTGGCGGTGATGCAGGTCTGCGGCGGCTCGCAGTCGTTCAACGTAGTCAACACGCTGCGCCTGCTCGGGCGCTGGATGCGCATGTTCACCATTCCGAACCAATCGTCGGTGCCCAAGGCGTTCAACGAGTTCGACGAAGCCGGGCGCATGCACCCCTCGCCCTACTACGACCGCGTGGTGGACGTGATGGAAGAACTGGTGAAATTCACCCGCCTACTACGCGACCATACCGATTATCTGACCGATCGCTACTCCGAGCGCCGGGAGGCACCCGAAGCGTTGTCGAAGCGGGTCAACCAGAAGACGATCTGAAGCCCACGCCGGGCGGCGATCAATCCTCGCCGAAGGCCCAGTACTCGATCGAACGACGGATGCACAACGTGTCGGCGCCGCTGCCTTCGACCTCACGGATCAGCCGGTCGGCGTCGCCACCGTCGAGGACGAACATCAGCTCTTCGGGCTGGTCCGCCTGTTCGAAGAAGTGCGCGGAGTGGACATGGCCGCTGGCCCCTTTACCCATCGCATCGACTCGCCGAGTCATGCGCTTGATGCCCATGCGTTGTGCCATGTCGGCGATCGCGTCGAGTACCGGCTTGCCATCATGGCGGCGTGCGCTCGGAGCGATGAAGATGACCTCGAAACCTTTCATGCAGAGCCTCTCTGTCGATCGGGCAACGGTTTAGACGACCATAACCGATCTCCAGCGTATCAGTGGCCACCCATCAGGCGTCGGCACAGGGCGAATGCCCCCAGCCCCAGCCCGGTCATCGCAAGCGAACCGATCACGTGTACGGCGATGCCGGCAAACGCCCAGCCCAGCCGTCCGGCCTGGATCTGGGTGAACACTTCCGCCGAGAAGGTAGAGAAAGTGGTCAGCGCCCCCAGGAAGCCGGTGACGACCATCAGGCGCCAGAACGACGACAGCTCCGGCAACGCCGAGAACGCAGCGACTGCCACGCCGATCAGGAATGCTCCGAGCAGGTTGGCCACCAGCGTGCCGGGCGGCATCTGTGGCAGCAGCGTGTTAAGCCCGAGACCAAGTGCCCAGCGGATGTTGGCACCCACGGCCGCGCCGAGGGCAATCGCGACGATGGAATAGATCAAGGGCATGGTCCGGTCCTCGGCGTATTCGGCGCCGCTCGCCGACTCACTCGTCTGGCCTTCTGGATGAGGTTCACGCGGATCGTAGCGCTCTGGCGCAGCCTCGTAACGTCGATCATGCATGGACTTGGTCTGGCTCATCCCCTTTATCGACTATACCGGCTTACCGGCGGGCCTCAACAGCGCTCGCCGCAGATCACGTCCACGCGGCGGGGCAACGCCTGGCCCGTGTCCGGCCGGGTGCCGGCGGGCACCCGCCCGCGGCGACTTATCCCACTCGCTCGATGGCTAGTGGCCAACCATCATGTGGCGCACGTACAGGCTGTAGAACAGCCACATCGTGCCGCCGACCATCACCACCATGATCAGCAGCGAGAACAGAATGGAAATCGTGTTCCAACGCTGCTCGGTCGACATGTCCAGGTGCAGGAAGAATCGCAGGTGCACGGCCAGCTGAAGAATCGCTGCGATTGCAATCACGATCAGCGCCATCCCCTGCGACAACAGGCCGAAGGCCACCACGCCGAAAGGAATGAGGGTCAGAACCAGCGCCAGCACGAACCCGATGAGATAGCCGCGAGCGGTCGGCGCGTGCCCGGGGGTAGCGTCGGTCGAATGGCTCATTGCATCACTCCGGGAAGATAGACGGTCGAGAACACGCAGATCCAGACGAGATCCAGGAAATGCCAGAACAGGCTCAGGCGCGCCAGCCGGGAGGCGATCGGCGCGGTCAGCCCGTGCAGCTGGATCTGGACGACCATGACGACCACCCAGATCAGGCCGAAGAAGACGTGCGTCCCGTGGGTGCCCACCAGGCCGAAATAGGCCGATAGAAACCCGCTGCGCGTGAAGGAGGCCCCTTCGTGCACGAGCTTGATGAACTCGCTGAGCTCATGGCCCAGGAAGAACGCGCCCAGCACGAACGTTGCCCCCAGCCAGGCCATGACCCGACTCTTGTGCCCCTGATGCAGACTGACCATCGCCATGCCGAACGTCAGGCTCGAGAACAGCAGCGCCATCGTCTCCAGAAAGACGCCTCTGAGTTCGAAGACTTCCGATGCGGTGGGCCCGCCCGCGTAGCGTTGCGACAGATCCACATAAACGAGAAAGAGCATCGAGAAGATGATCACATCGCTCATGAGATAGACCCAGAAACCGAAGTTGACTTCGGTATCCGCACGGGCCGCTGCCAGAACGGTTTTCAAACTGGTATCGCTAGACGCCATCACAAATGCCTCGAGGATGCGTGCAGTGGAACATCATGCCGGCGTACCTCGCTCGACCGGCTCGGCCAGATGCGCATGCGGCGAGCGCTCGTCGCCATAGTGCTTGAGGCCCTTGACCCGTTCGAACGCGCCGTCGGCTTCCAGCTGGCGATGGAACGCATCCTCGGTGCGCTCGACCTCCTCGGCCGGAATCACGAACTCGGTGTCGGTGTTGAAGCTTCGCGCGATCACCGACCCCACGATGCCCGCCAGGCACAGCCCGGCCAGCCACCAGATATGCCAGACAAAGGCAAATCCGAAGAAGAACGCCAGGCCGGCGATGACGATCGCGATCGGCGTGGAGCGAGGCATGTGGATGTCCTCGTAGCGTTCCGGACGCAGGTAGGCGGTATCGTTGACCTTCATTTCCATGAAGGCATCGCGATCGCGGACTTCCGGAATCACGGCGAAGTTGTATTCCGGCGGCGGCGAGGCGATCGACCATTCGAGCGTACGCCCGCCCCACGGATCGCCGGACAGGTCTCGATTCTTCTCTCGATCCCGCACGCTGACGTATATCTGCATGAACATCGAAAAGATGCCGTAGGCAACGATGATCGCGCCAATGGCGGCGATGATCAGCCAGATCTGCCAGGCCGGGTTGTCATAGGTGACCATGCGACGCGGCATGCCCATGATGCCGAGCATGTACAGCGGCACGAAAGCCACATAGAACCCGATCAACCAGCCCCAGAACGAACGCCGGCCCCATTTTTCGTCCAGCGTGAAGCCGAATGACTTGGGAAACCAGTAGTAGAAACCGGCAAGCAGCCCGAACATGGTTCCGGGAATCAGCACGTTATGGAAATGCGCGACCAGGAAGAGGCTGTTGTGCATCTTGAAGTCGGCGCCGGGAATAGCCAGCAGCACGCCGCTCATTCCGCCCATGGTGAAGGTGATCAGAAACCCGATCAGCCATAGCATCGGCAGCTTGAATTCGATGCGTCCACGGAACATCGTCCACATCCAGTCGTAGATCTTCACGCCGGTCGGAATGGCGATGATCATCGTGGCGATGCCGAAGGCGGCATTGCGCAGCGGATCCTGACCCATGGTGAAGAAGTGATGCACCCACACCGTGAATGACAGGAACGCAATCGCCATGGTCGCCCAGACCATCGACGTATAACCGAACAGGCGCTTGTTGCAGTAGGTGGCGGTGACTTCAGAGAACACACCGAAGGCCGGCAGAACCAGGATATAGACTTCCGGGTGACCCCAGACCCAGAACATGTTGATATACATCATCTGGTCGCCGCCCATCGTACCCGTGAAGAAATGGGTTCCGACGGAACGATCGAGTGCGAGCAGGGCGAGCGCGGCGGTGAGCGCCGGGAAGGCCAGCACCATCAGGATATTGGTGCACAGCGCCGTCCAGGTGAACATGGGCATGCGCATGAAGCCCATGCCCGGCGCGCGTTTTTTCAGAATGGTGACAAGGAAATTGATCCCGGTCAGCGTTGTACTGATACCGGATATCTGTAACGCCCAGATCCAGTAGTCCACCCCGCTGCTCGGACTGGCCTCAAGTCCGGAGAACGGCGTGTAACCGGACCAGCCCGCCTCGGAGAACTGACCGATCAGCAGCGAGATCATGACCAGCGCGCCGGCCGCGGCGGTCAGCCAGAGGCTGATGGCATTCAGCAGCGGATAGGACACATCACGCGCGCCGATCTGCAGCGGGATCGCGATATTCATCAGGCCGACCAGAAACGGCATCGCCATGAAGAAGATCATCATGGTGCCGTGGCCGGTGAACAGCTCGGCGAAATGACCGGCATGCAGATAGCCGTCCATGCCGGGGCCGGCGGTGGCCTGCTGCGCACGGACCATGGAGGCATCGATGAATCCGCGCAGCAGGAAAATCAGCGCGATGATGATGTACATCACGCCGATCTTCTTGTGATCCACGGTCGTGAACCATTCGCGGTACAGATAACCCCATTGACGGTAGTAGGTGACCAGACCAACCACCAAGAGCCCGGCACCGATCATCACCACGTTGGCGAATACGATGATCAGGCTATCGTGGGAAAAGGCTTCGAGCGTGAGTTTTCCGAACATCATGTCCTCGCGGCGCTAGAGATCAGCGATCGGTCAGTCGATCCGGCGGCGGCACCTTGCCATCGCCGGTCTGAAACCGCTGAATGACGTAGTCGAACAGGCCGTCCCGGATCGAGGAATAGAGGATCGGTTCGACTTTCTTGCTGGGTTCGACCAGTTGGCGATAGGCCGCCAGATCGAGCGGACGGGATGCAGCCCGCGCCTTGGCGACCCACTGATCGAAGTCCTGCTGGCTCATCGAATGAGCCTCGAAGTTCATGCCGGCGAATCCGTCACCGCTGTACTGGTAGTTCTTGCCGAAGAAGGTGCCCTTCTTGTCGGCCATCAGATGCAGGCGGGTACGCATGCCCGACATGGCCATAATCTGGCTGCCCAACCGCGGAATCATGAACGCGTTCATGACGGTTGCCGAGGTCAGGTCGATCTGCAGCGGTGCATCCACGGGCATGGCCAGTTCGTTGACGGCCGCGACGTTGTAGTCGGGATAGATGAACAGCCATTTCCAGTCCATCGCGATCGCCTGAACCCGGACGGTCGGGTGCTCCGACTCGAGCGGCTTGTAAGGGTCCAGATCGAAGGTGGTCACCCAGGTCATCACCGCAAGGACCACGATGATCACGACCGGGCCACCCCAGAGAAAGCCCTCCAGAAGCCCGGAATGGTGCCAGTTGGGCGTATAGGTGTTGTGCCTGTTGCCCGAGCGATAGTGCCAGGCGAACCACAACGTGAAACCGACCACCGGCACAAGCACGAACAGCATGACGGTGAAGGTGAACAGCATGACGTTGCGTTCATAGGCGGCCACCGGGCCGGCCGTGAAAAACGTCACCAGCGTGTCCAGCCGGAACACCTGAATCCAGTCGTCGACACCGCAGCCGCTGAGCAGCAGCACCATCGACAGGCTCGAACACAACAGCAGCCATCGGCGCACGGAGTGCTTCCCTTGTCTCGACATTTTCACGAACATCACCTTGCCTTGAGCCCGGTCCACCAGTGATCGCCGAGCCCACCGGACGACCCTGGGTCGGGCGGCTGCGCGGCTCTTCGCTGGCACAACTGACCGCTGTTCCATCTCGTGCCGTACCGCGACATGCGGTCTGCTGGAACGGTCATTGTGCAGTGCAACTAATATTACGCCCCTGTGCGATCACGCGAAAGGGTCGAACGATCATCGTCGGCATTGTCGCAGACTATGACCGCCTCACAAGTTACAACGAATTACGCGGGCCCGGGACAAACCGATGCGCCCGCGCCGTCCGCCTGCTCGGCCGGGTCGGAGCCGCTAGCGCGTAGATATCGCAGCCCGAGTGCCGCCGATAGGGGCGTAGCGGCACTACTTGGGACAACGATGCGCACCGGCGTCGTGTTCATGCCGGCGCGCATGCATGTGCGGACGGGCCGCGGGCGGGCGCCCGCGGCGACAGACCGACGACTAGCCGTGAAGCAGTAGACCGCCGCTCAAGGCGAGCGCGCTGATCCAGAGCGTGATCGCCGCGCCCAGGAAAAGCGGGCGCCAGCCCAGCCGAGCGACCGACACCAGCCGGGTCTGCAGACCCATGGCTACCATTGCGGCGGCCAGCAGGGCCGAATCGATCGTGGTCAGGGTCGTGCGCGTGGTTTCGTGCATGGGCACGAATGAATTCACGCCGACCATGACCACGAACAACAGCACGAAAAGAGGAAACGGCGCGCTCGAACGCCCGGCCGCGTCGCCGTCGCCATCCTGGCGCGCGCGCCGCCGCCACCACACCGCCAGTACCGCGCATACCGGCGCCAGCATGGCCACGCGCGAGAGCTTGAACAGGCTGGCATCGAGGCCCGCGTTCTGATCGAAGGCAAAACCGGCAGCCACCGCCTGCGCGACCTCGTGGATGGAACTGCCCGCCCAGGTCGCATACACCGCTTCCGACAGGCCGATCGCGTGGGCGATGGCCGGGTAGGCGAACATCGAAATGGTGCCGAAGACCGTCACCATGGCGATCGCACAGGCGACATCCTGCTCGCGCCCCTTGATGACGCCGTCGACCGCGACCACCGCCGAGGCACCGCAGATCCCCGTGCCACAGCCGACCAGCAGGCTCAGCGTATCCGGCAGCTTGAGCGCACGACCGAGAACCACGGCGAGCAGGATCGTGGTCGTCACGGCCACCACCACCAGCGCGAGTCCGCCGAACCCGACCGACAGCATGTCCTGCAACACGATCCGGAAACCTAGCAGAATGATGCCGGCTCGCAGCAGATAGTGAAGGGTCCAGCGAATGCCCGGCTCGACCCGGGCCGGCAACGGCACGCAAAGGCGTAGCAGCACGCCCACGAGAATGCCCACGGTCAACGCCGACAACGGCACGACTTCGTTGAGCGCCGGCCAGGAGGCGATCGCGTATGACACGCCCGCGAGCGCGATACACAAAAGCAGACCAGGCAGAATGCCCGGCACACGTGCCAACACCCCGGGCGAATCTTTGAATTGGGGGGTGGTGGTCGCCTGTTCAGCACTCATAACTATCTCCCGGAGTCGGTAGACAGCCAAGCTAGGCCGAACGACGATTACTTAAAATCGAATTATATCGATCCAACCGTTCGGTTTTGCTTATCATTGAGTAATGACCGCGCCGCGTTTCACACTTCGCCAACTCGATATCTTCGCGACCGTCGTGCGCACCGGCCAGGTGCGGCGTGCGGCCGAGGTGCTGCATCTGAGCCAGGCGGCGGTCAGCCAGGCGCTGCGCGAGCTGGCCCTGGCGTTGGATGTGACGCTTTTCGAACGGCACGGCCGGGCGCTGATCCCGACCGCAGACGCCCGTCAGCTGCTCGAACTGGCCGCCCCCTCGATGGCCGCACTGGGCGCGATCGATACGCGGCTGTCGCCGGAACGCGCCGACCAGCCGATCGTCGGCCGTGTGGTACTAGCCGCATCGAGCACAATCACCCGCTATATCCTGCCGCAGGCCCTGGCACGTCTTCGTCGCGAGCATCCGGGGCTGGCCGTGACCGTGGTCTCCGGCAACAGTGCGACCGCCGAACGCCGCGTCGCCGATTTCGAGGCCGATCTGGGCTTTATCGAGGGACCGTCACAGCGCGACGACCTGGACGCCCACGCCTGGGCCACCGATACGCTGCAGATCATCGCCCCACCCGATTATCCGACCGAAACCGTAGCCGCGGACAATCTGGCCCGCCATGCCTGGGTCGCCCGAGAGCCCGGTTCGGGCACCCGCGCAGTGTTCGAACACAGCCTCGCACTGGCCGGCCTGGCTGCGCCGCACGCAGCGCTGGTCATCGACGACAGCGGCTCGATCGTGCGCGCCGTTGCTGCCGGAGCGGGCCTGGCCTGCGTGAGCCGGCACGCCGCCACCCAGGCCAGTGCGCTGTCGCGGGTGCAGTTCATCGATCTGCCCAGCCTGGCCCTGAGGCGTCCGCTCTGGCGTGTCGAACGACGCAACAGCCAACGATCAGCCTTGATCGCGCGGCTGATTGCGGCATTGACTGCCGCCCTCCCCAGCTCTGAATAAGCCACGTCCTTTCAGCCGGCGTTCAGTTGGCGAATCTAGGATACGACGCGAATTATCTTTTATTCAGAGGGACCTGGATCATGAGCATTCGTAAAACCACCACCACCGGCCTGATCGGCATCGCGCTCGCCGCCTCGACCAGCATGGCATTCGCCGCACAACCCGAAGGAGTCTATTCGGCCGACCGACTGATGGACGCCGATGTCTACGTCAGCGGTTCGAACGATGCGGTCGGCGAGGTCGAGGATGTGATCCTGGACAACAACATGCAGATCAAGTCGTTCATCGTCGAGACCGAGGGCAAGTTCGGACTCGGCGGCAAATCGTATGTGGTGTCGCCCGATCAGCTGTCGGTCGAAACCTTGAGTGGCGACAAGCCGACCGAGCCGAACTATCGCGTGACGCTCAACGCCGACGCGAGCCAGCTCAGCGGCTACCCGGTTTACAACGACGCGTGGTGGAACAACACCCAGTCGCAGGCCAGCGACGCGTGGCAGCAGACCAAGGAATCCGCGAGCGACGCCTGGACTCGGATCAAGAAGGGCACCAACGACCTCATCGATCGGGCTCAGGGTGAAACCAGCGACGCCGCGGACGCCACCGGCGACGCGGTCGACAATGCAGCCGACAACACCCAGGACGCCGCCGACGACGCAACGCACTGATCGCGCGTTTTCTGCCGGGGCAACGGCATGATCTGAAAGGGGCCGTCCGGCCCCTTTCTTGTATTCGGGGCCTGCCCAGCCTGGTCTCCCAGACGACACAGTCTCAGCGACCCGGTATGGCGAGGTGTGCGCGTTCCGGGCTGGTGCAAGATCGCGGGCCGGCCTGCCTGACCCAGGCCCGGCAAAAGGCTATGATGCGCGCTGGTTTTTTCCTGTCGGCACAAGGAGCCACCGCATGAGCCAGAACAACGCCCGGTCGAGCCTGTTTGGTGCTCTGTTCATGCCCGCCCTCATCCTGGGTGTGCTGATCATCCTCGCCATTCTGGTCATCAGTTTCCGTTCGTCGCCCTCGGCGCCATCTGCCGGCAACGACAATACGCGCACGCTGGATGCGAGCCTGATCAGCCAGTTCGAGGACACCTACGACGCGCTGGGCGAATCCGTCGGCAAGCCAGACGCGCCGATCACGATTCGCGAATTCGCCGATTATCAGTGCCCGGCCTGCGGATCGTTCGCGCCCACGGCCAAACGGATTCGTGAGGAGATGGTGGAATCCGGCAAGGCACGTTTCGTGTTCTTCGACTTCCCGCTGCCGATGCATGCCCATGCCAAGCAGGCGGCTGTCGCCGCGCGCTGTGCAGCCCGCCAGGGCAGGTTTTGGGATTACCACGACCGGCTGTTCGAAACCCAGCGCGACTGGTCCCAGCGCGACGATCCGACCTCCATGTTTCTCGATATGGCCGTCGAATCGGGCGTCGACGCCGATCGACTGGAACAATGCATGACCCAGGGTGGCCCGGACGAGGTGATCAGCCAGAATCAGGAGGCCGGCAAAGCCATCGGCCTGCGCGCCACGCCGACGATCATCGTCGGCGATACGCTGTTCTCGGGCGCGGTCAGCTATGAGCGTATCCAGCAGGCGGTCGAGCGCCAGAGCGGCGGCGGCAACGGCTGAATCCACCGGGGCGCCGCCGCCATCCCCAGCTAGGAGGTAGCGGCGCCTTCGCTCTGCTCGACGACACGCCGGGCCAGCGTCTTGCGATCAACCTTGCCGACGGCGTTCTCAGGCAAGCTGTCGACGAACCAGACCGCTGCCGGGCGATGGGCGCGTGAAAGCTGTGTCTCCACCCGGTCGATGAGATCCTGCGCACTGGGGCTTTGATCGCCGGCGGCGACCACGAACATCACCGGGACCTCGCCCAGGTCCTCGTCCGGCTGACCGACGACACAGCAGGCTTCGACGCCGGCGTGTGCGGTCACCACGTCCTCGATCATCCCGGGCGGAATATTCTCGCCACCGCGGATGATCACATCCTTGATCCGCCCGGTAATGAACAGATAGCCATCGTCGTCGAAACGACCGAGATCGCCGGTACGCAGCCAGCCGCTGGCGATGACCGAGGCATCCGGACGCCCGTTTTCATCCAGATAGCCGGTCATCAGGTTGTCTCCGGCGATTGCGATCTCGCCCTGCTGGCCTGCACCCACGCGCTCGTCCGCGTCAGTCTTGAGCAAAGCCACCGTCTGATTGACCAGCGTGGTGCCGACCGACCCGATGCGTCGATCATCAGGCGGATTCATGGTCGAGGTGCAGGTCGCCTCCGACAGCCCGTAGGACACCACCACCGGCGCGCCCAGCGCGGCTTCGATACGGCGGTGCAGGTCGGGCGTGATGGGCGCCGATCCGCAGCGGATCATGCGCAGGTGGGCGGTGGCCCGGTCATCGAAGCTGTAGGCGAGCATGCGCGAATACATG from the Salinisphaera sp. T31B1 genome contains:
- a CDS encoding LysR substrate-binding domain-containing protein, coding for MTAPRFTLRQLDIFATVVRTGQVRRAAEVLHLSQAAVSQALRELALALDVTLFERHGRALIPTADARQLLELAAPSMAALGAIDTRLSPERADQPIVGRVVLAASSTITRYILPQALARLRREHPGLAVTVVSGNSATAERRVADFEADLGFIEGPSQRDDLDAHAWATDTLQIIAPPDYPTETVAADNLARHAWVAREPGSGTRAVFEHSLALAGLAAPHAALVIDDSGSIVRAVAAGAGLACVSRHAATQASALSRVQFIDLPSLALRRPLWRVERRNSQRSALIARLIAALTAALPSSE
- a CDS encoding thioredoxin domain-containing protein, which gives rise to MSQNNARSSLFGALFMPALILGVLIILAILVISFRSSPSAPSAGNDNTRTLDASLISQFEDTYDALGESVGKPDAPITIREFADYQCPACGSFAPTAKRIREEMVESGKARFVFFDFPLPMHAHAKQAAVAARCAARQGRFWDYHDRLFETQRDWSQRDDPTSMFLDMAVESGVDADRLEQCMTQGGPDEVISQNQEAGKAIGLRATPTIIVGDTLFSGAVSYERIQQAVERQSGGGNG
- a CDS encoding class I adenylate-forming enzyme family protein codes for the protein MPESTLIAAYRHLWTSDDWRDREALASDDLTLSYAELQHRVHTLAGALVAAGLQPGEVVALSMARTGDSVCVLLAILFAGGSVCPLEPRLSAEEVGARLTRIGCRRAVTDTTLVHQFAHMTDIDVVDRIKLNGTDGPGAPEDRVGPDTPALTLFTSGSTGTPKAVQLTHRALANNAFGLIRHTGLTRSDRLLHVMPIYHTNGINNQILAPLAAGARIAFAPRFRAADMPELMARYQPTLVSGVPTMYSRMLAYSFDDRATAHLRMIRCGSAPITPDLHRRIEAALGAPVVVSYGLSEATCTSTMNPPDDRRIGSVGTTLVNQTVALLKTDADERVGAGQQGEIAIAGDNLMTGYLDENGRPDASVIASGWLRTGDLGRFDDDGYLFITGRIKDVIIRGGENIPPGMIEDVVTAHAGVEACCVVGQPDEDLGEVPVMFVVAAGDQSPSAQDLIDRVETQLSRAHRPAAVWFVDSLPENAVGKVDRKTLARRVVEQSEGAATS